The Flavobacterium sp. M31R6 nucleotide sequence TTAAAATTTTTGCCAATAAAATTCAGCAACTCATTATTTCCACCAGGAAATTCTGGTCTAACCTCTACTTCGTCATAATTATAGGGAGCATCATCAATAATAGTAGCTGTTGCTTGAGCTGAGGCAAAACTCACAATAAACAACGCAATTAGCGAAAGTAAAATTCTTTTCATGTGGTATTTTTTATTTATGAATGTTTACAAAAAACAAATCATAGTAGGTTTTAGTAAATATATAAAAAAATACGCTTATAAAAACCAAATACACAAAAATATATGATCAAAATTATCATATAATCACGAATAAAATCCAACTTACTGCATCAGAGTAAGTTATTTATTTCTTTGATAAAATCAGAATAAAATATTTATAAGAAAAATTAGCTGCAGTTATAAGTAGCTACAGGCCAAGTATTAAGTATTTTTTTACATCATCTAAAAAAAAATGTCGCAAATAAATCTCCCTATCTATATTATGATCTAAAAAACGAAAACCTATTACTAATATTCGTGAAAATTGGATAAAATAAAGACAGCTTGAAAATTGAAAATCTCAATTTAATTTATGGAATATTCAAATATTTATGAGTTTGAAGTGAAACACGCCATTTTGGATTGTTCATAACGTATTCAACTATTAAGGGAGTCATTTCTTCCTTTTTACTCCATTCCGGCTGGAGAAAAAGAATAGCTTTTGAATTCACTTTTTCAGCTTGTTCTTCTGCAAAAATAAAATCATGCTTATTGTAAATGATAACTTTAAGTTCATCTGCATTATCATAAACTGTTTGGGTTGGTAATTTATTTTTCTTTGGTGAAAGACAAATCCAATCCCAAGTTCCACTTAAAGGATATGCTCCTGAAGTTTCTATATGAACTTTTAAATTATTATGCTTCAACATTTGCGTCAAAGGAGCCATATCCCACATTAAAGGTTCACCTCCTGTAATAACAATCGTATCTGCATGCTTGGCAGCATTATCAACTATTAAATCAATTTTAGTAGGAGGGTGCAATTCTGCATTCCAACTCTCCTTAACATCGCACCAATGACAACCAACATCACATCCCCCAACTCTAATAAAATATGCAGCAGTACCTGTATGGAAACCTTCCCCTTGAATTGTATAAAATTCTTCCATAAGAGGAAGCATGGTTCCTTTATTGACTTCTAATTGAACTTCTTTAGATAACATTATATAAATTTAAGCTACAAAGATAAGCAATTAAAAGAAATCTCAAGAAAGGACGACATATAAGAGCTTTGTGTTTTATCCTAAAAATATCAAAACAAATCCGCTAAAACAAAAAAAAGACAATCATTTCTGATTGTCTTTCTTAAATATTTGAAAAAATCTTTATTTTAAAGACTTCAATGAATCAAGCGCATATTGATTAGCCGGATCCAAAGCTAAAGTTTTATTGAAATACTCGATTGCTTTAGCTTTATCAGTATTTGCATAACTAGCAGCAGAAGTATTATAACTTTCAATTATTTTTTTAACAGTTGCAGGTTTTGCCAATTCTTCAGGTCCTTTCTCTGTAACCACATTTACATAATCATTATAGTATTTAATTGTCATTTCATCGTTCTCCAATAAACTATTCGTTCTTGCTCTATACAAATAAGCGTCCTGTGTTTTTGGTGATGCTTCAATAACAGCGCCGTAAGCCATATCAGCTCTTTGTAAAGCTATTGGATCTGGTTTTACAATATCCTTTCTTGTATTGTCAAAATACAAGCTATTTCCTAAATAAAAATTATCCAAAACATAGTTTTTAGACTCTTTATTAGCTACAGCTATTTCATAAATGGCAGCGGCTTGTTTGAATAACTTTAACTCATACAATTTTTTTCCAACATCACTGATATTTAATGATAATCCATTAGCATCCATTTCAGACGCTTTTTTAACATCTAGAATTGCATTATCAAACAAAGCATTATCAATAGCTTTACCATCTTCTCCAACGGCCTTTTTTATTTTAGCAAACCCCAATGTTTGATAATCCATAGCAATAATTTTATTCGCAGGATTAGCGATAAAACCTTCTAAAGATTTGATAGCAACATCATAATTACCATTCTGATAAGCTGAAATTCCTAAATAACGAAGAATTCTTGGATTCACTTTATCCAATTCAATCATCTTATTAGCCTCAGTTTCCAAAGCTTTATACTCGCCCGCAAGAACTAAAAAATCGGCATGACGCATTCTTGAGTTAAGAGAATAGTCAGTTAAAGACAAGTATTTTTCATAATTCACTAAAGCTTTATCCACATAAACTCTATATTTAGAAGGTTCGTTTCTTCCCCATAAATAATAAGTTTCAG carries:
- a CDS encoding lipopolysaccharide assembly protein LapB, producing MNKVKVLSIALLAIVATSRAQDLNQAKKAIDAEQFESAKTILKSIINAKPANGTAAFYLGNVYMLQNNIDSAKIYYQKGLAGTEGAKLNNIGFGLIDLDNGNTAAAEEKFALATKDLKKKDIEEYLFIGRAYTYSLKPDYKKAIEVLNKAKLINPQDAQLNLALGNAYFGDKNQNEAYSAYRNAYTIDNTLIRAKMQLGVLLKGAKAYTEAIKAFDEVIAINPNYGPVYRELAETYYLWGRNEPSKYRVYVDKALVNYEKYLSLTDYSLNSRMRHADFLVLAGEYKALETEANKMIELDKVNPRILRYLGISAYQNGNYDVAIKSLEGFIANPANKIIAMDYQTLGFAKIKKAVGEDGKAIDNALFDNAILDVKKASEMDANGLSLNISDVGKKLYELKLFKQAAAIYEIAVANKESKNYVLDNFYLGNSLYFDNTRKDIVKPDPIALQRADMAYGAVIEASPKTQDAYLYRARTNSLLENDEMTIKYYNDYVNVVTEKGPEELAKPATVKKIIESYNTSAASYANTDKAKAIEYFNKTLALDPANQYALDSLKSLK
- a CDS encoding 7-carboxy-7-deazaguanine synthase QueE — translated: MLSKEVQLEVNKGTMLPLMEEFYTIQGEGFHTGTAAYFIRVGGCDVGCHWCDVKESWNAELHPPTKIDLIVDNAAKHADTIVITGGEPLMWDMAPLTQMLKHNNLKVHIETSGAYPLSGTWDWICLSPKKNKLPTQTVYDNADELKVIIYNKHDFIFAEEQAEKVNSKAILFLQPEWSKKEEMTPLIVEYVMNNPKWRVSLQTHKYLNIP